Within Bacillus sp. FJAT-45350, the genomic segment ACACCAATTCTTCGTGAACAATATGGATTCACTGATGAGGAAATCGAATTCTTCGATTTACACATCGTATCTGATGAAATTCACGGCGAGCGTGGATACAAAATCGTTCTAGAATATGCTGATACTCCAGAGCTTCAACAACGCTGTCTAGAAATCGTACGTGAGGGAGCAGATATGCGCCGCATGTATATGGATGGTTTATATCAGGCGTACTTAAAAGATGATATTGAGGAACCTGTTAAAGCCTAGTTATACACCGTAATTTCACGGCAGTTTCCCATAAAGGAAACTGCCGTCCTCATTATAGCTAAATAATCTAAACAGAAAAGGGTGATTTTCTTGTTACAAACTAGTGTTAAAAGCTATGAAAATTATATAAATGGACAGTGGATTGCTAGTGTTAGTAAAGAAACATTTGAAAGCATTAACCCTGCAGATACAACAGATGTTGTTGGAAAATTTCAGTCTTCTACAGAGGAAGATGTGAAAAAAGCGATTGATGCAGCTCGTGATGCGTTCCCAGGTTGGGCGAAAACATCACCTTCTAAACGTGCTGACATTTTAAATAAAGCAGCAGACATTCTTGAAAGTAAAGTTGACCAATACGGAGAAGAATTAACACGTGAAGAAGGGAAAATTATTTCTGCTGCAAAAGGTGAAGTAAAGCGTACTGCGCAAACACTTCGTTATTATGCGGTAGAAGGATTAAGCTTTACTGGTGAAACGTTCCCAAATGATGACCCGAATATGGATGTATTTACTCAAAGAGAACCTTTAGGTGTTGTATCTGTGATTACACCATGGAACTTTCCTATTTCTATCCCGGCTAGAAAAATAGCACCAGCGTTAATTACTGGTAATACAGTTGTATTTAAACCTTCTTCTGATACACCACTAATTGCTCTTCGCTTAGTTGAAGCGTTACACGAAGCTGGTATACCAAAGGGTGTTATAAACTTTGTAACTGGAGCAGCTTCAAAAATTGGTGATTCTATTATAACGGACCCTGCCATTCGTGCTGTAACTTTTACTGGTTCAACACAAGCAGGAGAAGATATTCATAGAAAAGCATCATTAACAACAAGAACTCAAATGGAGTTAGGTGGGAAAAATCCTCTTATCGTTATGGAAGATGCTGATCTTGGTGAAGCGGCTCAGTTAGCAGTAAACGGAGGCTTCTCATTAACTGGTCAAGCGTGTACAGGAACAAGTCGTGTCATTGTAATGAAATCAGTGGCTGAGGAATTCACTAATAACCTGATTGAAAAAACAAAGGCATTAACGATTGAAAATGGATTAAACCCAGATGCAAAAATTGGACCTTTAGCTAATAACAAACAGCTAAAGAATGTCTTAAACTACGTAAATATTGGTAAGGAAGAAGGAGCTCAACTAGTATACGGTGGAAGCCAATTGACTGGTGCTAGCTTTGAGAAAGGATTCTATATTGAACCAGCAATCTTTACAAATGTAACTCCTTCAATGAGAATTGCTCAAGAAGAAATCTTTGGTCCAGTTATAGCAGTCATCACTGTTGAAAGCTACGAAGAAGCAATTCGTGTAGCAAATGATGTGGAATATGGTTTATCAGCTTCAATTGTTACAAAAGATATTAAACTAGCTAAACAGTTTACACATGATATTGAAGCTGGAACGGTAAAAGTAAACAGAACAACAACAGGAAATTTAATTAATGCACCATTTGGTGGCTTAAAGAAATCTAGTACATCAACTTTCCGCGAATCAGGAAGAGTTGGCTTAGAATTCTTTACTCAAATCAAAACAGTATACGTAGGTTACTAAATCAAAGTTCAAAGAGTACAGTCTCTTATAAAGGAGGTACGGGCATCCTCAGAATGCTCGCACTATCCCTATATAAAAAGGAGGAATAGAAGATGAAACAAGCACTAAAACTTACATTAGAAGAAGCAAAATTAATGATTGAAGCAGCAAAGACAAAAGCTGAGGAAATTGGTGTATTAGAATCTATAGCGATTGTTGATGAAGGTGGGTACGTAATTGCACTAGAACGCATGAATAATTCACGTATTACTGGACCGGAAATTGCAATTGCAAAAGGATTTACTGCGTCTGGTCA encodes:
- a CDS encoding aldehyde dehydrogenase family protein, which gives rise to MIFLLQTSVKSYENYINGQWIASVSKETFESINPADTTDVVGKFQSSTEEDVKKAIDAARDAFPGWAKTSPSKRADILNKAADILESKVDQYGEELTREEGKIISAAKGEVKRTAQTLRYYAVEGLSFTGETFPNDDPNMDVFTQREPLGVVSVITPWNFPISIPARKIAPALITGNTVVFKPSSDTPLIALRLVEALHEAGIPKGVINFVTGAASKIGDSIITDPAIRAVTFTGSTQAGEDIHRKASLTTRTQMELGGKNPLIVMEDADLGEAAQLAVNGGFSLTGQACTGTSRVIVMKSVAEEFTNNLIEKTKALTIENGLNPDAKIGPLANNKQLKNVLNYVNIGKEEGAQLVYGGSQLTGASFEKGFYIEPAIFTNVTPSMRIAQEEIFGPVIAVITVESYEEAIRVANDVEYGLSASIVTKDIKLAKQFTHDIEAGTVKVNRTTTGNLINAPFGGLKKSSTSTFRESGRVGLEFFTQIKTVYVGY